A window of the Tiliqua scincoides isolate rTilSci1 chromosome 5, rTilSci1.hap2, whole genome shotgun sequence genome harbors these coding sequences:
- the LOC136653172 gene encoding olfactory receptor 6M1-like encodes MVLNDKGNTTESVVKEFVLLGFSSLQEVQLPLFCLFLVMYALSSIGNALVILMIHFDSRLHTPMYYFLSNLSWLEIIITTTVTPKMLSLLISKKKTISFTGCVIQITWYLLAGATEILLLGAMSVDRYLAICNPLHYTAIMSNRVCRLMVLFCWIGSIFCVSLTISFNLILPYCGPNVIDHFFCDTSPLTKLLCADLTLVHALQFMAACLALLTSVSVTAVSYLYIIITVMRMPSTQGRKEAFSTCSTHITLVSIYYGSCIFIYVRPAGSSSMDFNKVATVLNTVVTPLLNPIIYSFRKKVVMDVLKDALKQMSETLVKTA; translated from the coding sequence ATGGTCCTGAATGACAAAGGAAATACAACGGAATCAGTTGTAAAGGAGTTTGTTTTGCTTGGCTTTTCTAGTCTCCAAGAGGTGCAACTGCCACTGTTCTGCCTCTTCCTGGTCATGTATGCGCTGTCATCTATCGGCAATGCTCTTGTCATCCTCATGATCCACTTTGACTCCCGTCTCCACACACCCATGTACTACTTTCTCAGCAACCTGTCCTGGCTGGAAATCATCATCACGACCACAGTTACACCCAAGATGCTCAGCCTTCTCATCTCAAAGAAAAAGACCATCTCTTTCACTGGATGTGTTATTCAGATAACATGGTATTTATTAGCTGGAGCCACAGAGATTCTCCTGCTAGGTGCCATGTCTGTGGATCGCTACTTGGCCATCTGCAACCCACTGCATTACACAGCCATAATGAGTAACCGGGTCTGCAGGCTGATGGTCCTTTTCTGCTGGATAGGAAGCATCTTTTGTGTCTCACTTACCATAAGCTTCAACCTGATCTTGCCTTATTGTGGCCCCAACGTCATTGATCATTTCTTCTGTGACACGAGCCCCTTGACAAAATTACTCTGTGCAGACCTCACCCTAGTTCATGCTCTTCAATTCATGGCAGCCTGCCTTGCGCTGCTGACCTCTGTCTCTGTGACAGCTGTTTCTTATCTCTACATCATTATCACTGTGATGAGGATGCCTTCAacccaaggaaggaaggaagccttcAGCACCTGCAGCACCCACATCACCTTGGTCTCAATCTATTACGGCAGCTGCATATTCATCTATGTCAGGCCAGCTGGTAGCTCTTCAATGGATTTCAATAAAGTGGCCACAGTGCTCAACACTGTGGTCACCCCCTTACTCAACCCAATAATCTATAGCTTTAGAAAGAAGGTGGTTATGGATGTATTGAAAGATGCATTGAAACAGATGAGTGAAACACTAGTGAAGACAGCCTGA